From a single Ailuropoda melanoleuca isolate Jingjing chromosome 12, ASM200744v2, whole genome shotgun sequence genomic region:
- the PINLYP gene encoding phospholipase A2 inhibitor and Ly6/PLAUR domain-containing protein, translating into MRTPMKPGTFLLAFTLLCTLLGLGCPLSCEVCRGSGPTCSGKMKACEAGKDACVVIVGESSTKGHQSLNTYKACMKYSDCYTGFVSTTMGPKDYMVSNTRCCQSDGCNRGSVPPPQNNRTENGLQCPACIAPFQETCPGTQAARCVGQETHCVYFAGNVQAGLINPKFATRGCATESACYAKAGAQVPSASYLYFLRRADCLPAPQPPGRAE; encoded by the exons ATGAGGACTCCCATGAAACCGGGGACCTTCTTGCTGGCCTTCACTCTGCTCTGCACCCTCCTGGGTCTGG GGTGCCCGCTGAGCTGTGAAGTGTGCAGGGGCTCCGGGCCCACTTGCAGCGGGAAAATGAAGGCTTGCGAGGCCGGCAAGGACGCATGCGTGGTCATCGTCGGGGAGTCGAGCACAA AGGGCCACCAGTCACTGAACACCTACAAGGCCTGCATGAAGTACAGCGACTGCTACACCGGCTTCGTGTCCACCACGATGGGCCCCAAGGACTACATGGTGTCCAACACGCGCTGCTGCCAGAGCGACGGCTGCAACCGTGGCTCTGTGCCCC ctccccagaaCAATCGTACTGAGAACGGCCTCCAGTGCCCAGCCTGCATTGCACCCTTTCAGGAGACATGCCCTGGGACCCAGGCAGCCCGCTGCGTCGGCCAGGAAACCCACTGCGTCTACTTCGCTGGCAATGTGCAGGCGG GTCTCATCAACCCCAAATTTGCCACTCGGGGCTGTGCTACCGAGAGTGCCTGCTATGCCAAGGCTGGGGCCCAGGTGCCATCAGCCTCTTATCTCTACTTCCTCCGCCGAGCAGACTGCCTTCCAGCGCCCCAGCCCCCTGGCAGAGCAGAGTGA
- the IRGQ gene encoding LOW QUALITY PROTEIN: immunity-related GTPase family Q protein (The sequence of the model RefSeq protein was modified relative to this genomic sequence to represent the inferred CDS: deleted 1 base in 1 codon), whose amino-acid sequence MPPPRGDVTALFLGPPGCGKSALIAALCDGNVETIEIPEGRPDSGIPSLRAAGPGLFLGELSCPPAEPGPWAAEANVLVLVLPGPKGNGEPLAPALGEAARAAMARGTPLLAVRNLRPGDLENEAQARDQTEALLNSAGLGAAALFVLPADCCSRDDCKELERLRATLRSHAEVLQRLLPPAQDGFEVLGAAELEAVREAFETGGLEAALSWVRAGLERLGSARLDLAVAGKADVSLVLNLLLGLDPSDPDDEPVFTSAGPTPYPAPERPNVVLWNVPLGSTGTAATPHPTHYDALILVTPGAPTEKDWAQVRPFVLPDAPLVCVRTDGEGEDPECLEEEEKSEKPSSESLENAGTEGLKNARSEGREKRGTGLKKGSGEESEKAGSGEGSEKAGSESLPRVGGGGKKSGSGDSERAAALSPEDETWEVLEEAPPPVFPLRPGGLPGLCEWLRRALPPAQAGALLLALPPASPHGARMKAAALRAGAWRPALLASLAAAAAPVPGLGWACDVALLRGQLAEWRRALGLEPAALARRERALGLTPGELAERTRFPGPVTRAEVEARLGAWAGEGTAGGAALGALSFLWPAGGAAATGGLGYRAAHGVLLQALDEMQADAEAVLAAHGPAQ is encoded by the exons ATGCCACCGCCACGGGGTGACGTGACTGCCTTGTTCCTGGGGCCTCCGGGCTGTGGCAAGTCCGCGCTGATCGCAGCGCTGTGCGACGGGAATGTGGAGACGATAGAGATTCCCGAGGGACGGCCGGACTCCGGGATCCCCAGCCTGCGAGCTGCGGGCCCTGGCCTCTTCCTGGGCGAGCTGAGCTGTCCACCCGCAGAGCCAGGGCCCTGGGCCGCGGAGGCCAATGTGCTGGTATTGGTGCTGCCCGGCCCCAAGGGGAACGGGGAGCCCTTGGCCCCAGCGCTGGGAGAGGCAGCGCGGGCCGCCATGGCCCGAGGGACTCCTCTGCTGGCTGTGCGGAACCTCCGTCCTGGAGATTTGGAAAATGAAGCCCAGGCCCGGGATCAGACAGAGGCCCTACTGAACAGCGCAGGGCTTGGGGCCGCCGCTCTCTTCGTGCTGCCGGCCGACTGCTGCAGCAGAGATGACTGCAAGGAATTGGAGCGCCTGCGGGCGACGCTGCGGAGCCACGCGGAGGTGCTGCAAAG GCTCCTTCCACCGGCTCAGGATGGCTTCGAGGTACTGGGTGCGGCGGAGCTGGAGGCTGTGCGTGAGGCCTTTGAGACCGGTGGCCTGGAGGCGGCGCTGTCGTGGGTTCGCGCTGGCCTGGAGCGGCTGGGCAGCGCGCGGCTGGACCTGGCCGTGGCCGGCAAGGCTGATGTGAGCCTTGTGCTGAACTTGCTACTCGGGTTGGATCCCAGTGACCCAGATGACGAGCCTGTTTTCACGTCCGCGGGGCCCACGCCCTACCCGGCCCCAGAGCGTCCCAACGTGGTGCTCTGGAACGTGCCTCTGGGCTCCACGGGCACTGCTGCCACCCCCCATCCGACCCACTACGACGCCCTCATCCTCGTCACCCCGGGGGCCCCCACTGAGAAGGACTGGGCTCAGGTTCGGCCCTTCGTGCTGCCAGATGCGCCGCTGGTCTGCGTGCGAACAGACGGCGAGGGCGAGGATCCAGAGtgcctggaggaagaggaaaagtcaGAGAAGCCCAGCTCCGAGAGCTTAGAGAACGCAGGCACAGAGGGGTTGAAGAATGCACGcagtgagggaagggagaaacGTGGCACTGGATTGAAGAAAGGTAGTGGGGAAGAGTCCGAGAAAGCAGGCAGCGGGGAAGGTTCAGAGAAAGCAGGCAGTGAGAGTTTGCCGCGTGTTGGCGGCGGCGGGAAGAAATCGGGCAGTGGGGACTCAGAGCGTGCGGCCGCACTGAGCCCGGAGGATGAGACGTGGGAGGTGCTGGAGGAGGCACCGCCGCCGGTGTTCCCCCTGCGGCCTGGCGGCCTCCCCGGGCTCTGCGAGTGGCTGCGGCGCGCGCTCCCCCCCGCCCAGGCGGGGGCGCTGCTGCTGGCGCTGCCACCCGCGTCTCCCCATGGGGCCCGAATGAAGGCTGCGGCCCTGCGGGCCGGAGCGTGGCGGCCGGCTCTGCTGGCTAGcctggcggcggcggcggcaccCGTGCCGGGGCTAGGCTGGGCGTGCGACGTGGCGCTTCTGCGGGGCCAGCTGGCGGAGTGGCGGCGGGCTCTG GGGCTCGAACCCGCGGCGCTGGCTCGACGCGAGCGCGCGCTAGGCTTGACTCCCGGGGAGCTGGCAGAGCGGACGCGCTTCCCGGGCCCGGTGACGCGCGCCGAGGTGGAGGCGAGGCTGGGCGCGTGGGCGGGCGAGGGCACCGCCGGGGGCGCGGCGCTGGGCGCCCTTTCCTTCCTGTGGCCGGCGGGCGGGGCGGCGGCCACCGGCGGCCTCGGTTACCGCGCGGCGCACGGAGTCCTGCTGCAGGCCCTCGACGAGATGCAGGCCGATGCCGAGGCGGTGCTGGCAGCCCATGGGCCCGCGCAGTGA
- the ZNF576 gene encoding zinc finger protein 576 isoform X2, which produces MPPGKRRAKAWIPPRASRHVGDREGSRSLWRTRNLKRLWSSRIRPRRGVPAVQEATSFQERHMKREHPADFVAQKLQGALFICFTCARSFPSSKALIAHQRTHGPGARPSTPVAPPAAQPTFPCPDCGKTFGQAASLRRHRQAHETRTSPGPFACTECGQDFAQEAGLHQHYIRHARGEL; this is translated from the exons ATGCCTCCCGGGAAGAGGCGGGCTAAAGCCTGGATACCACCACGGGCCTCAAGACACGTGGGAGACCGGG AGGGATCCCGGTCACTATGGAGGACCCGCAACCTGAAGAGACTATGGAGCAGCAGGATTCGTCCAAGGAGAGGAGTCCCCGCAGTCCAGGAGGCGACATCT TTCCAGGAGCGTCACATGAAGCGGGAGCACCCAGCGGATTTCGTGGCCCAGAAGCTGCAGGGGGCCCTCTTCATCTGCTTCACCTGCGCccgctccttcccctcctccaagGCCCTGATTGCTCATCAGCGCACCCACGGTCCAGGCGCCAGGCCCTCCACGCCAGTGGCACCCCCTGCTGCCCAGCCTACATTCCCCTGCCCTGACTGTGGCAAGACCTTTGGGCAGGCTGCTTCTCTGAGGCGCCACCGCCAGGCGCATGAGACCCGCACCTCTCCGGGCCCCTTTGCCTGCACGGAGTGTGGTCAGGACTTTGCCCAGGAAGCCGGGCTGCATCAGCACTACATCCGGCATGCTCGGGGGGAGCTCTGA
- the ZNF576 gene encoding zinc finger protein 576 isoform X1 translates to MLSTDERLHLIYYSVMRAPLLTRGIPVTMEDPQPEETMEQQDSSKERSPRSPGGDICHLGAPQCTRCLITFADSKFQERHMKREHPADFVAQKLQGALFICFTCARSFPSSKALIAHQRTHGPGARPSTPVAPPAAQPTFPCPDCGKTFGQAASLRRHRQAHETRTSPGPFACTECGQDFAQEAGLHQHYIRHARGEL, encoded by the exons ATGCTGTCGACCGATGAGCGACTTCACTTGATTTACTATTCTGTCATGCGTGCTCCTCTCTTGACCAGAGGGATCCCGGTCACTATGGAGGACCCGCAACCTGAAGAGACTATGGAGCAGCAGGATTCGTCCAAGGAGAGGAGTCCCCGCAGTCCAGGAGGCGACATCT GCCACCTGGGGGCCCCGCAGTGCACCCGCTGCCTCATCACCTTCGCCGATTCCAAGTTCCAGGAGCGTCACATGAAGCGGGAGCACCCAGCGGATTTCGTGGCCCAGAAGCTGCAGGGGGCCCTCTTCATCTGCTTCACCTGCGCccgctccttcccctcctccaagGCCCTGATTGCTCATCAGCGCACCCACGGTCCAGGCGCCAGGCCCTCCACGCCAGTGGCACCCCCTGCTGCCCAGCCTACATTCCCCTGCCCTGACTGTGGCAAGACCTTTGGGCAGGCTGCTTCTCTGAGGCGCCACCGCCAGGCGCATGAGACCCGCACCTCTCCGGGCCCCTTTGCCTGCACGGAGTGTGGTCAGGACTTTGCCCAGGAAGCCGGGCTGCATCAGCACTACATCCGGCATGCTCGGGGGGAGCTCTGA
- the ZNF576 gene encoding zinc finger protein 576 isoform X3, which produces MEDPQPEETMEQQDSSKERSPRSPGGDICHLGAPQCTRCLITFADSKFQERHMKREHPADFVAQKLQGALFICFTCARSFPSSKALIAHQRTHGPGARPSTPVAPPAAQPTFPCPDCGKTFGQAASLRRHRQAHETRTSPGPFACTECGQDFAQEAGLHQHYIRHARGEL; this is translated from the exons ATGGAGGACCCGCAACCTGAAGAGACTATGGAGCAGCAGGATTCGTCCAAGGAGAGGAGTCCCCGCAGTCCAGGAGGCGACATCT GCCACCTGGGGGCCCCGCAGTGCACCCGCTGCCTCATCACCTTCGCCGATTCCAAGTTCCAGGAGCGTCACATGAAGCGGGAGCACCCAGCGGATTTCGTGGCCCAGAAGCTGCAGGGGGCCCTCTTCATCTGCTTCACCTGCGCccgctccttcccctcctccaagGCCCTGATTGCTCATCAGCGCACCCACGGTCCAGGCGCCAGGCCCTCCACGCCAGTGGCACCCCCTGCTGCCCAGCCTACATTCCCCTGCCCTGACTGTGGCAAGACCTTTGGGCAGGCTGCTTCTCTGAGGCGCCACCGCCAGGCGCATGAGACCCGCACCTCTCCGGGCCCCTTTGCCTGCACGGAGTGTGGTCAGGACTTTGCCCAGGAAGCCGGGCTGCATCAGCACTACATCCGGCATGCTCGGGGGGAGCTCTGA